From a region of the Alkalihalobacillus sp. TS-13 genome:
- a CDS encoding LysM domain-containing protein has product MKIYHAKNGDTLRSIAHTHHIEVSKLLSYNSHLPPNPDTDIAGKYVTIPSPNMRKKANILMCDPAPPRKIQNKWRPLTPLEQWNKQIMMLLSLVQVLEVELSFGGYVNSGRKMGRKLVFNTLLEDKEQNQLTMK; this is encoded by the coding sequence TTGAAAATTTACCATGCCAAAAATGGGGATACTCTTCGAAGTATTGCACACACCCACCATATTGAAGTATCAAAGCTTCTCTCTTACAACTCGCATCTTCCCCCAAATCCAGACACGGACATTGCTGGAAAATACGTAACCATCCCTTCTCCAAATATGCGTAAGAAAGCTAACATTTTAATGTGTGATCCTGCTCCTCCTAGAAAGATACAAAACAAATGGAGACCGCTAACCCCATTAGAACAATGGAACAAACAGATTATGATGTTATTATCGTTGGTACAGGTGCTGGAGGTGGAGCTGTCCTTTGGAGGTTATGTGAACAGTGGAAGGAAAATGGGAAGAAAGTTGGTATTCAACACACTACTTGAAGATAAAGAACAGAATCAATTAACAATGAAGTAA
- a CDS encoding transposase: MNSYAFSCNNGFIEELNNLTEVIKRNAFGFHRHDRLRLRNSTTPLTLD; this comes from the coding sequence CTGAACAGCTATGCATTTTCTTGCAACAATGGTTTCATAGAGGAACTCAACAATTTAACCGAAGTGATCAAGCGAAACGCCTTTGGGTTTCACCGCCATGATCGGCTACGATTACGTAATAGTACTACACCATTAACATTAGATTAG
- a CDS encoding spore germination protein, with protein MSFNWNPFHKKKPENKASEPQKVSPISEDISQNIKKLAEEFGDSSEIVIREVNTGMNKDIRIVSIYMDGLVDQTLVNEFIMESLMLNNCDFDKYTPKEAVFNDLRMNALTLSNVKVVNDWDHLVLAVLSGNTLIMMDGWNEVISGETQGWEERSIQEPTSQTVIRGPKDSFTESLKVNVTLIRKRIKNANLRLETFQIGTVSRTNISFMYIKGIAKDDLAQEVKTRLEKIETDSIIESGNIEEFIQDQTTTPFPQLINTERPDAAVGNLLDGRVVILIDGTPFVLIAPATFFQFFQSPEDYYQRADIATLLRLLRFFVFFISLFAPSIYIALTTFHQEMLPFPLLINLAAQREGVPFPAFFEALIMEITFEILREAGVRMPRAVGQAVSIVGAIVIGEAAVQAGIISPAMVIVVGITAISSFAVPSFNIGIPARILRFLLMISAATAGFYGMTLLVIMIVGHMNSLRSFGIPYLEPLSPFNLTAQVDTFIRLPQRLKQKITLKRDNTVKAANPVNKDGDSNG; from the coding sequence ATGAGTTTTAACTGGAATCCATTTCATAAAAAGAAGCCGGAGAATAAAGCAAGTGAGCCGCAAAAAGTATCCCCTATCTCTGAGGATATTTCGCAAAACATAAAAAAACTAGCAGAAGAGTTTGGTGACAGTTCTGAAATAGTCATAAGAGAAGTGAACACGGGGATGAACAAAGACATCAGGATCGTTTCGATTTATATGGATGGGCTTGTTGATCAAACATTGGTAAACGAATTCATTATGGAATCTTTAATGCTTAATAATTGTGATTTTGATAAATATACACCAAAAGAGGCCGTCTTTAACGATCTAAGAATGAATGCTTTAACATTATCTAATGTGAAGGTCGTGAATGATTGGGATCATCTGGTCCTAGCTGTTCTTTCAGGAAATACCCTGATTATGATGGATGGCTGGAACGAGGTCATCAGCGGGGAAACACAAGGGTGGGAAGAGCGTTCGATTCAAGAGCCAACTTCCCAAACGGTTATCAGAGGACCTAAGGATTCATTCACTGAGTCTTTGAAAGTAAATGTAACGTTGATTAGAAAGAGAATTAAAAATGCCAATTTAAGACTTGAAACCTTCCAAATAGGAACAGTGTCGAGAACAAATATTTCGTTTATGTATATCAAGGGTATAGCTAAAGATGATTTAGCACAAGAAGTTAAAACCAGATTAGAGAAAATAGAGACAGATTCTATTATTGAATCAGGAAATATTGAAGAGTTTATTCAGGATCAGACCACGACTCCTTTTCCGCAGTTAATCAATACAGAACGTCCGGATGCGGCAGTAGGAAACCTGCTTGATGGGAGAGTGGTTATTTTAATCGATGGAACACCATTTGTACTCATTGCTCCTGCGACGTTTTTTCAGTTTTTTCAATCGCCGGAGGATTACTACCAAAGAGCAGACATTGCTACTCTTTTACGGTTATTAAGATTTTTTGTGTTCTTTATTTCATTGTTTGCCCCTTCGATTTATATCGCGTTGACGACCTTTCATCAGGAAATGCTACCTTTTCCTTTACTTATTAATCTTGCTGCTCAGAGAGAAGGGGTGCCTTTTCCAGCGTTCTTTGAAGCTTTAATTATGGAAATCACTTTTGAAATATTACGAGAAGCAGGGGTGCGTATGCCGAGAGCCGTTGGGCAAGCGGTCTCTATAGTGGGGGCTATTGTTATTGGAGAAGCCGCTGTCCAAGCAGGGATCATTTCCCCTGCAATGGTTATTGTGGTAGGAATCACGGCTATTTCAAGCTTTGCTGTTCCGTCATTTAATATAGGAATACCGGCCCGGATTCTACGTTTTTTGCTAATGATATCCGCAGCGACCGCAGGTTTTTATGGAATGACGTTGCTTGTCATCATGATTGTCGGTCATATGAATAGTTTACGCTCTTTTGGAATCCCTTATTTAGAACCCTTATCTCCTTTCAACCTTACAGCTCAGGTAGATACATTCATTAGGCTGCCGCAAAGGTTAAAACAAAAAATTACATTAAAACGAGATAATACTGTGAAAGCGGCCAACCCAGTGAACAAAGATGGTGATTCCAATGGCTAG